From a single Pseudomonas triticicola genomic region:
- a CDS encoding alpha/beta hydrolase has product MKRLFILLGFLLSSFTAFGADMSHGADNFFKSDKVTVQKVSFKNQYQLTVAGNLFVPKGLDPAARSAAIIVGHPMGAVKEQSANLYAQKLAEQGFVTLSLDLSFWGESEGAPRNAVLPDMYAEDFSAAVDYLGTRPFIDRERIGVLGICGSGSFVISAAKIDPRMKAIATVSMYDMGAANRDGLKHSQSLEQRKQIIAQAAEQRYAEFTGGKVEYTGGTVLELKADTHPIQREFFDFYRTPRGEFTPASSTPQQTTRPTLSSNTKFMNFYPFVDIESISPRPMLFIAGADAHSREFSEEAFRLAGQPKELVIVPNAGHVDLYDRVELIPFAKLTQFFKSNLK; this is encoded by the coding sequence ATGAAACGACTGTTCATACTGCTCGGGTTTCTCCTGAGTTCATTTACTGCATTCGGAGCTGACATGTCCCACGGTGCCGACAATTTCTTCAAGAGCGACAAGGTGACCGTGCAGAAGGTCAGTTTCAAAAACCAATATCAACTCACCGTGGCGGGCAACCTGTTTGTGCCTAAAGGACTCGACCCGGCAGCGCGTAGCGCGGCGATTATCGTTGGCCATCCGATGGGCGCGGTAAAGGAGCAGAGCGCCAATCTGTATGCGCAGAAACTGGCGGAGCAGGGCTTTGTCACCCTATCGCTGGATCTGTCGTTCTGGGGCGAAAGCGAGGGCGCGCCGCGCAACGCGGTGTTGCCGGACATGTATGCCGAAGACTTCAGCGCGGCCGTCGATTACCTCGGCACACGGCCATTCATCGACCGCGAGCGCATCGGCGTGTTGGGCATCTGCGGTAGCGGCAGCTTCGTGATCAGCGCGGCGAAAATCGACCCGCGCATGAAAGCCATCGCCACGGTCAGCATGTATGACATGGGCGCCGCCAACCGTGACGGCCTAAAGCATTCGCAAAGCCTTGAGCAGCGCAAGCAGATCATTGCGCAAGCGGCCGAGCAGCGTTACGCCGAGTTCACCGGTGGCAAGGTCGAATACACCGGCGGCACGGTGCTGGAACTGAAAGCCGACACCCATCCGATCCAGCGTGAATTCTTCGATTTCTACCGCACCCCGCGCGGCGAATTCACCCCGGCCAGCTCGACGCCGCAACAGACCACGCGGCCGACGCTGAGCAGCAACACCAAGTTCATGAACTTCTATCCGTTCGTCGATATCGAGAGCATCTCGCCGCGCCCGATGTTGTTTATTGCCGGTGCAGACGCGCACTCCCGTGAGTTCAGCGAAGAGGCGTTCCGGTTGGCGGGGCAGCCGAAAGAACTGGTGATCGTGCCGAATGCCGGTCATGTCGATCTGTACGACCGGGTCGAGCTGATTCCTTTTGCCAAGCTGACGCAGTTCTTCAAGAGCAACCTGAAGTAA
- a CDS encoding LysR family transcriptional regulator, giving the protein MAKPNFNDLLAFVTVARSGSFTRAAVQLGVTQSAVSQVVSALEARLKIRLLTRTTRSVSLTAAGERLLHTVGHRFDEIEAELDALTELRDKPAGTVRITCGDNIIKTTLLPKLTPLLLQYPDIKLEFDINYGFRDIVADRFDAGVRFSDTVAQDMIAVPIGPPLRMAVVASPDYFARHPAPQHPRELAAHRCIDIRFPTYDGVDAWEFERQGKKLKVRVDGQLVFNSTVHIADAAVNGLGIAYLPEDEFGAHLAEGRLVRVLEDWCEPFGGFHLYYPSRRQPSPAFSLVVDALRVVRDPAPL; this is encoded by the coding sequence ATGGCCAAACCCAACTTCAATGACCTGCTCGCCTTCGTCACGGTTGCCCGCAGCGGCAGCTTCACCCGCGCGGCGGTGCAACTGGGCGTGACGCAATCGGCGGTGAGCCAGGTAGTCTCGGCGCTGGAAGCGCGTCTGAAAATTCGCCTGCTGACCCGCACCACACGTAGCGTGTCACTGACGGCGGCCGGCGAACGTTTGCTGCACACCGTGGGTCATCGTTTCGATGAAATCGAAGCCGAGCTGGACGCGCTGACCGAGTTGCGCGACAAGCCTGCCGGTACGGTGCGCATCACCTGCGGCGACAACATCATCAAGACCACCCTGCTGCCCAAGCTGACGCCGTTGCTGCTGCAGTACCCGGACATCAAGCTCGAGTTCGATATCAACTACGGTTTCCGCGACATCGTTGCCGACCGCTTCGATGCCGGCGTGCGTTTCAGCGATACCGTCGCCCAGGACATGATCGCCGTACCGATCGGCCCGCCGCTGCGCATGGCCGTCGTCGCCTCGCCCGACTACTTTGCCCGGCACCCCGCCCCGCAACATCCGCGCGAGCTGGCGGCGCACCGCTGCATCGACATTCGATTTCCGACCTACGACGGTGTCGATGCCTGGGAATTCGAGCGTCAGGGCAAAAAGCTGAAAGTGCGGGTCGACGGCCAACTGGTGTTCAATTCCACCGTGCACATCGCCGACGCGGCCGTGAACGGGCTGGGGATTGCCTACCTGCCTGAAGACGAGTTCGGTGCGCATCTGGCCGAAGGGCGTTTGGTCAGAGTACTGGAAGACTGGTGCGAACCGTTCGGTGGCTTCCACCTCTACTACCCCAGCCGCCGTCAACCGTCGCCGGCGTTTTCACTGGTGGTGGACGCGTTGCGCGTGGTGAGAGATCCAGCCCCGTTGTAG